The Gordonia mangrovi genome includes the window GTACTGGTTTCCGATGTCCTGGGCGTCCACCGATTCGAACGACGACGGCAGGAAGTCCTGCTGGTTGCCGGTCGTGTGATCGGACAGGTTGGGGGAGAACAGGATGATCGCCAGGGCAGCGATGACCCACAAGCCGACCACCCGCCAGGGATGGGCGACGACGACACGGGCGAGCGCAGCGAACATCGCTGATCCTCTCGTGGTGGTGTGCCACGAGAGAGATTACTCCGCCACGTGTTGCCTGACCCCCCAAACGTTCTTCCCCCGGCTATCGCTTCATCGTCCGCGCGCTCGCGGGGCAAGAAACAATACCCGGGGGAAGAATCGGATTGGGTTGCGCAGCCGACGTCAGAAGGCCGCTTCGTCGACCTCCATGATGTCGGCGTCGATGTTCTCGATGGTGCTGCGGGCGGTGGCCAGTTCGGGCAGCATGTTCTTCGCGAAGAAGCTCGCCACCGCGATCTTGCCCTCGTAGAACGACGTGTCATCGTCGGAGGCACCGGAATCCAGAGCGGCCAGCGCGACCTCGGCCTGGCGCAGCAGCAGCCAACCGATCAACAGATCGCCGACCGACAGCAGGAAGCGGACGGAGCCGAGCCCCACCTTGTACAGCTCCTTGGGATCTTCCTGGGCGTTCATCAGGTATCCGGTGAGGGTGGCGGTCATCGTCTGCACGTCGTCCATCGCGGTCTTGAGCAGCGCGCGCTCGGCCTTGAGTCGACCGTTGCCGCCCTCGGACTCGAGGAACTTGGTGATCTCGCCGGCGACGTGGGAGAACGCCTGACCCTTGTCGCGAATGATCTTGCGGAAGAAGAAGTCCTGTGCCTGGATGGCCGTGGTGCCCTCGTAGAGCGAGTCGATCTTCGAGTCGCGGATGTACTGCTCGATCGGGTAGTCCTGCAGGAAGCCGGATCCGCCGAGGGTCTGCAGTGACTCGTGACCGAGGACGGCGTAGGCACGCTCGGAGCCGACACCCTTGACGATCGGCAGCAGCAGGTCGTTGACCTTATGGGCCAGCTCGGGGCTCGCCCCGGAAACGATCTGTGCGGCAGCGGCATCCTGGTGCGAGGCGGTGTAGAGGTAGACCGCGCGCAAACCCTCGGCATAGGCCTTCTGGGTCATCAGCGAGCGACGCACATCCGGGTGATGGGTGATGGTGACGCGCGGCGCGGTCTTGTCGGTCATCTGGGTCAGATCCGCACCCTGCACGCGCTCCTTGGCGTAGTCCAGCGCGTTGAGGTAGCCGGTTGACAGAGTGGAAATGGCCTTGGTGCCCACCATCATTCGGGCGTGCTCGATGACGTCGAACATCTGCGCGATACCGTCGTGCACCTCGCCGACGAGCCAGCCGACGGCCGGCGTGCCGTGCTGGCCGAAGGTCAGTTCGCAGGTGGCGGAGGCCTTGATGCCCATCTTGTGCTCGACATTGGTCACGAAGACGCCGTTGCGCTCACCGAGTTCACCGGTCTCGTGGTCGAAATGGAACTTCGGCACGAAGAACAGCGACAGGCCCTTGGTGCCCGGCTTCGCGCCCTCGGGGCGGGCGAGCACCAGGTGGAAGATGTTCTCGGTCATGTCCTGGTCGGCGGAGGTGATGAAGCGTTTCACGCCGTCGATGTGCCAGGTGCCGTCTTCCTGCTTGACGGCCTTGGTGCGGGCGGCGCCCACGTCGGAGCCGGCGTCGGGCTCGGTGAGCACCATGGTGGCGCCCCAGCCGCGCTCCGAGCAGATGGCGGCCCACTTCTTCTGCTCCTCGGTGCCGTTGTCGAAGAAGATGTTGGCGAAGCCCGAGCCTGCGGCGTACATGAACACCGGCGGGTTGGCGCCCAGGATCATCTCGCCGATGGCCCAGTAGAGCGAGCGCGGGGCGGGCAGGCCGCCGAGTTCCTCGTCGATGCCGATCTTGTCCCAGCCACCCTCGATGAACGCGTTGTAGGACTTGGTGAAGCTCTCCGGGATGGTGACGCTGTGGGTCTCCGGGTCGAAGACCGGCGGGTTGCGGTCGGCGTCGGTGAACGACTCCGCGATCGGACCCTCGGCGAGTGCCTTGACCTCACGCAGCATGTCGACGGCGGTCTCGTGATCGAGATCGCCGAAGTCGCCCTCTTCGAGAACCCGGTCGAGTTCGAGGAGCTCGAAGAGGTTGAAGTGCAGGTCGCGAATGTTGCTCTTGTAATGGCCCATGGAGGTTCCTATCTGACTGGCTGTGTGGGCTACGCGTGTGGTGAAGCACGATCGGCAGGGGCTAAGTTACTCGCCGGTAACTACAGAATAGCCCCATCGGCGGCACGGAGCAATCGATCGGTCTGTGATCTGCGCTAACCAGAGCAAGCGTGCGAGCGTGCCCCGACCTTGGTTCGTCCCCCGGGTATCGCTTCTTTCCCCAGCGGCAGCCTGCGGACGAAGTGATACACGGGGGACGAACTCTGGGTGGGGCCGGGGCAGGCTAGAGGGCGTCGCGGAGGAGTGCCAGGTCGTTGGGGATACCGTCGGCGGGCGTCTCCAGGATGACCGGGGCGTCGGCGGCGGCGGCGACCGCCACCAGGACGTCGGGGTCGATGTGTCCGTCGCCCAGGTTGGCGTGTCGATCGCGTCCGGAGTCGAACTCGTCGCGGGAGTTGTTCAGGTGCACCAGGTCGATGCGGCCGGTGATCGCCTTGACCCGTTCCACCAGGCCCACCAGATCTTCGCCGCCGGCCCACGCGTGGCAGGTGTCCAGACAGAACCCCGCCTGATCGAAATCGCCCACCGATTCCCAGAGTCGATCGATGGCCTCCAGGGTCCGGGCCATGGCGTGGTCACCGCCGGCGGTGTTCTCGATCAGGATCGGCACGCCGAAGCCGCCCTTGTCGATCTGACGATCGAACAGCTTGCGCCAGTTGGCGAACCCTTCCGCGGCGGCCTCGCCGTCACGCAGATGCCCGCCGTGCACCACCAGGCCGAAGGCGCCGAGTTCGGCCGCCGCCGCGGCCTGCTGCTCTACCGCCTTGCGCGACGGCATGCGCAGTCGATTATTGAGACTCGCGACGTTGATCTGATAGCTCGAATGGACCACCACGTCGATCGCGGAGTCGCGGATCGCCTCGGCGTCCGGGCGTGGTTGCGGTTTCTTCCAACTCTGCGGGTCGGTCACGAACATCTGGAAGACGTCGATGCCGAGTTCCCCGGCGGTGGACAGAGGGTCGGTGTCCTCACGCAGATGTGCTCCGATGCGCATGGATCAACGATAGTGGCCGGCACCGACCGGCCCGCCAACGTGTCGGCGCCATCGAGCCGGCGACCGAGCGGTGAGGTGATGCCGATCACCGGCTAACGGTGAAATCCGGATTTGTCGGCACTGCGACGGCGGTTTACCGGTTCCTGAACGTCAGGTAATCACTAGGCTTACGGCAAACAACGTGCAGGAGTCCCGGCGGGTGCGCCTCAGCGGGGCGTGGGTGGGCAGGACCAAGACGAGTGAGCATTGACGACACGGTCGACGACGGCCCAGCGCCGGACGAGTCAGCCGCGACGTCGCGCACGCGTGGCGTGGAGCCGGTGATCGACGATGTCGCCGCGGCTGCCGCCGTCGACACCCGACCGCAACGTCGCCGCGACCTCACCATGGTGCGTCGGATCGCGATCGTCGCCTGGGTGCTGTTCATGATCTACGAGTTCTTCGCCGAGGGACTCGCCTTCGACCGCACGCGCCTGATCATCCTGCTGTGTCTGGGCATGCTCGCCGCCACCATCGGGCGGCGCAAGGCGATCAGCGTCATCATCGACTGGCTGCCGTTCGCGCTGATCCTGCTGCTCTACGACTGGACCCGCGACGTCGCGCGCATCGTCGACATGCCCACCCAGTGGCACCTGGCCGTGGACGTCGACGAGTGGATGTTCGGGGTCAACCCGACGGTGTGGCTGCAGAGCCACATCAAGGAGCCGTCGCCGCCGTGGTGGGAAGTGGTCACCAGCGTCATCTACATGTCGTACTTCATCGTCCCGTATGCCGCGGCGGCCGTGCTGTGGCTGCGGGACAGATCGGCGTGGCGACGCTATGCGGCGTGTTTCGTCGCGACCACGTTCCTGGCGCTGGTCGGCTACACCCTGGTGCCGGCCGCGCCGCCGTGGGCCGCGGCACGGTGCACCGCCGAACAGGTCGCCGACTATCCGCGGGAACCGACCTGTATGGCCCATCAGGGGGCGGTCGCCGACGGCGGCATCCTCGGCGAGGTCACCCCGACCAATCCGGACGCGGCGCCCTATGTCGAGCGGATCTCGGCGCGCGGCTGGAACTTCCTCAACATCCATGCCGCGTCCACGCTGGTGGAGGTGGGTCAGGGCAAGGCCAACCTGGTTGCGGCCATCCCATCGCTGCACGCAGGCCTGACGATGCTGCTCGCGCTGTTCATGTGGCCCCGGGTCAAGGCGCTGGGGAGAACACTGTTCATGGGCTATGCGGTGGCGATGGCGTTCACCCTCGTCTACACCGCGGAGCACTACGTGTTCGACATCGTGCTCGGGTGGGGTCTGGCCGCATTCGTGATCTTCGTCGCCCGCGTGATCGACCGGAAATGGCTGATCCCGCGTAACGAACGACGTCAACGCGAACAGAGTGCGCAGGAGGCGGCCCAACGCGTGGAGACGGACACCTCCGTGGCTGGGTAGTCTCGCTGCTGTGTCGACCATCCGCCGTCTGCGCCGTCCGCTCGGGGTCGGGCTGCGTCCGGCGATGGTCCTCGGTGGCGTTCTGGCCATCCTGCTGATGCATTCGGTGGTGGCGGGATCGTTCGAACCGCACCCCGCACCAGCCCACACCTCGATGGCGGCGATCCACGGTGCGCCGCAGTCGCTGGACGAGCCGGTCATGCACGACGCGGTCGACTGCGACACGCATCAACACCCGTGCGTATTCCTGCGTAGCGACGACCCGGTCGTCATCGCGCTGGCCGTGCTGGTGCTGGCCTGGGGATTTCCGATCCCGCCGCTGCTGCGGTCGATCCCCGCCCGCCTGCGGGGCCGGTCCGGCCGGCCACCGCCCTGGGCCATGCCCACCCACCTACGTCTACAGGTGATCCGCTGCTGATCGGCCGCCACCGGACCCCGTGTCCGGCGCGCCGACATCCCCGCCTGCCGTGATGGCAGCGCGGACCCTTCACTCTGCAGAGGATTCCAAGACAATGAAACGACAGATCTTTGTGGGCTCGACCATCGTCGCCGCGGCGCTTCTGGGTGCGTGCTCGAGTACCGACGACCCCGCGCCCTCGACGTCGCCGACGGCCGTCATCACCACGACGATGCCGATGGCACCCGGGTCGTCGAACAGCCAGGAACACAACGACGCCGACGTCACGTTCAATCAGGCGATGATCCCGCATCACATGCAGGCGCTCGTGATGGCGGACCTGGTGACCGATCGGACGACGACACCCGCGGTGCGCGCGCTCGCCGACCGCATCAGAGACGCGCAGAAACCCGAGATCGACGAGATGGCCGCGCGGCTCGCCGAGTGGGGCATCTCCGGCGACGGGGACGGCCACAGCAGTGGTGACCACGCGGTGGGCAGCCACGCGACCGGCCATGACATGTCGGGGATGATGACGCCCGCGCAGATGACCACATTGTCACAGGCCCGGGGCACCGAGTTCGACCGGATGTGGCTGGAAGGCATGATCGCCCATCACGAGGGCGCGATCGTGATGGCCGACGCCGAACTGGCCGACGGCGTCCACGGGCCGTCGCGGGAACTGGCCGAACGGGTCAAAGCCACTCAGCAGGACGAGATCGACGAGATGAACTCGATCCTGCGCCGGTGACCGGTGGTGGGCCGGCTCGGCGCGTCATCCGCGCCGGGTTCGGCCCGCCGCGCGCGTCAGGGCTTCTGCAGCGGGATGCGCATCAGATAGACCTGATAGCCCGCAGAGATGGAGTAGGTGAAGTACAGGCTGCTGCCCGACGACCACGGGTGAATGTAGGGGGCATAGCCCGAGTACGGATCGTTGGCCGGCACCACGAGTTCGCCCGAGGACCAGGGCCCCTCCGGGCGATCCGCGGTACGCAGGATGACGCCGGCATCCGTCTGGCCCAACGAGATGAACTTGCCGAGGTACTCGTTCCACGCCACCGACAGTTCGCCGGTGGGTGCCGCCATCACCGGGGTGGCCGAATCCGGGTTGTTGCGCACCCACCGGCCCCAGGAGAAGTACTCGTACTTCCCGAGGTGTTCGATGTCGGAGGCCTTCACACGGGCCAGATACACCGCGCCCCACCGACCGTCGGGGGTGCCGTAGGTGTAGATCGTGTCGCCGACCTTCAGGTACGCCGACATCTGGAACTTGTGGTTGCCGCCGCCGTTGGGGCGGAACGCGTTGACGGCCCGCCAACTCTGGCCGTTGTTCCCCGACACCACGAGACCGGACCAGTTGGTGTACCAGATCCCCGGCGGGCCCCAGTGTTTGACCGACATGACGTTCATGTACTGCTTACCGTTGGCGGCCACCCCAGCAGTCGGGATGATGGTGATCTCTTTGCGCAGATCGGGTTTGAGCAGTCGCTTCGCGTGGCCGGGCGGTCCGGCGTGACCGGTGAAGGTCATCCCGTCGCCGAGATATCGATCGCTACTGCGCAACAACACATTGGAGCGCCAGTACCACAACTCGCCGTAGAGCAGCGACCATCCGTTGAACGTCTGGGTGTCGCCGAAGGCGGCCATGATCTCACCGTTCCCGTTGTCCCACAGGACGCCGAGATCGGTGCCGACGATGTTGAATCGGCCGATGGTGTCGTTGATGGAGCCGGGGCCGGTGAGTCGAGCGACGATCCGGCCGTTGGCCGCGGCGACATCGGTCGCCTCGGCCTGCGGGGTCGCCGCGAGTCCGGCGGTCAGCGTGGTGGCAAGAGCTGCCACCGCCAGGGCCGTGCGCCACCGTCCGGTCAGCCGCGTCATGGCGTGACCTTATCAAGACCTGAGCGTCATCGGAGTGTGACATTGGCCTTCGAACGGATGAAAAATCACGCCTCGCTGTAGCGGCTGCCGGTGTCCACGGCGGTGAAGTCGATGGCGGCGGCGGCGTTGTTGACCCCGGTGACCATGCCGACGCCGAATTGGCCGGCCGTGTCGTACAGATTCGTGGTGCTCGTGGAGATCCCGTCGACCTCCACATGGCTGGCCGCCTCGACGCCGATCCGCGACCCCACCGGCAGCCGCGAGAGCGCCACGGTCAGGTCGCAGTTGATGAATGCGATGCCCTGGCTTCCCCAATTGCACACCAGGCTTGTCGATTCCCCGCTGATCACCGACCGTTCGAACGGTGACGGCCGTTCGCCGACAACCGTCGAGACCGCACGCGTCCACAGCCAGTTGCGATCGGCGCTCTGGTGGGCGCCCATGTCGTGGCTCCACTCGATCTCTCCGGATCCGGTGGCCGTTCCGAACCAGGGAAACGGGTCGTCGCGGTCGGTCTCGGGTGGGTGGAACTCGATGGTCTCCGCCGGCCGCTCCCACCTCTCACCGGGCGGGTTCGTGCTCTCCTTCACGAAGACCGTGGTACTCCGCGCGACCATGACCTCTGCATCGTCGACCACTGGATCACATCGACCTCGGCCACCTTGATCCGGCCGCCGTCGCGGAGGAGGCGGCCACGGGTGGTGGTGGGGACGTCGCGGGCGGCCTTGAACAGGTCGATGGTGAAGCGTGCCGGCCGAAAGCCGGGCACCGCGTGATCACCTTCGGCGGCGCGGGCGGCCAACGCACACACCGCCGGGCCGTTGAGGGTGCGCGGAGCCCACAGGCTCGCCGCGTACCGGGTCGGCAGAAATCGGGTCTCGCCAGGGGACCCCGTGAGTTGAGGATCGGGGGTGAAGAAGGCGATCGACGTCACGAGTTTCCCTTCTGTTCGACGCAAGAATTGGTGTCGAACCAATCGGCGCGTACTAACCTGCGTCCATGACAATTGCAGATTACGCAAGGCAGATTCCCAACGAACTCGTGGCCGCAGTGCGAACCACGATGATCGTGACCGCGATCGTCGGCCTCGTGTTGGGGATCATTGCGCTCGTGTGGCCGGAGGCGACCCTGCTCGTCATCGGGGTGCTCTTCGGAATCTCGCTCATCATGGCCGGACTGTTCCGCCTCTACGAGGCCACGGCGTCGACGTTGCTCTCCGGCGGTTGGCGTTTCGCGCTCGGCCTCATCGGTGTGCTCATCTTGGCCGCCGGGATCGTCGCGGTGTTCAACCCGGAGAAATCGCTGGTCTTCCTCGCGATCTTCATCGGAATCGGCTGGATCTTCCAGGGGATCGCCGACCTCGCCCGCGCGTCCGCCGGCTCTCAGCACGTGCCGCGCTGGCTCCTGGTGCTGTCCGGGGTGGTGTCGATCATCGCCGGCATCGTCATGATGCTGATCCCCGGACTCGCGCTGGCCACCTTCTTGATCATCGCGGCGATCATGCTGATCGTGATCAGTGTGGTCACCCTGCTGACGCTGCCGAAGAAGATCGAGGAACCGGGGAATCTGATCTGAGAAGTCCGCTGCTCGACGGCGAACCGCGCAAGGTGATCGTGGTGCCCGGCCGGCTCTCGTCCAACCGCGCACCCGTCGCGCTGCCGCGCATGTCGCGACGTGCGCGCGTGCGTGGCTGGTGCGCGGTTGCTGTCCTCGCTCAGGCGGCGGTCAGGTCAGTTCGAGGCCGTCGATCGTCACCGCGGCGCGGGCGGCCTCGACGTCGCGGGGCAGTCGGTCGATGAGCTGATTCATCGCGACGAGGACGTCGTGGCTGTGCGCCAGCCGCACCGGATCGACCCGTGTGCCGACCGCATCGAGGATCACCTCGGGGTCGGCATCGGCCCGGTGGGCAACCGCCGCTGCCAGAAGTCGCCGGGCCTGGTCGGGCTGACTGTCCCACAGGGCGTCGGCAGTGGTCAGGTACAGCTGGACGGCCGGTGGGTAGTCGTGCAGGTGCACGAGCGCCCACGCCCAGTGTTTGGCGACGTCGACGGTGTCCGACTGTCCACGGCCGTGGGTCCGGACATACTTGCCATGCAACTCGCGACACAGGGGTGTCGAATCAGCCCACAGGTGCAAGTGCGACATACACCGCACACAGTCATGCAGGTTGGACAGGTACATCACCGAATACGGGCCTTCGCGGCGCGACCGGATTTCGCGCAGCACCGAGAACTCGGCGAGCGCATGCGAGTACTCGCCCGCCGAAAGATATGCCTCGGCCTCGTCCTGCATTTCTGCGAGCATGCCTCGATTGTCGCGTAATCCGTCCTCCCGCGGGTGGGATTCATTCGGACATCTGGACGCATGCACGAAACAGCCCGGCCACCCACCAGGTGACCGGGCCGTCTGCGCGGGATCAGCGAGTGCTCAGTACTGCTGATTCGGCGGGTACGGCGGCGGGGCCATCGGCGCTGCCGATGCCAGCGGGGCGATCTGTCCGCCGGTGAAGAACCGGTAGGCGTACGTGGTGGCGATCATGGTGACCGGCAGGGTCACCAGCAGGCCGATCAGGCACAGCAGCGCACCGACGATGTTGAGGCCGATGACGGCCAGTGCCAACAGGAACAGTGTGCCGGCGTTCTTGCTGATCACCGAGAAGCTGGCCTTGATGCCCTCGATCGGGTCCATGTCGCGGTCCACGACGAAGGTCAGCGACCAGTAGGCGAGGAACGCGAAGACGATGCCCGGGATGATCAGCAGGATCA containing:
- a CDS encoding acyl-CoA dehydrogenase, which produces MGHYKSNIRDLHFNLFELLELDRVLEEGDFGDLDHETAVDMLREVKALAEGPIAESFTDADRNPPVFDPETHSVTIPESFTKSYNAFIEGGWDKIGIDEELGGLPAPRSLYWAIGEMILGANPPVFMYAAGSGFANIFFDNGTEEQKKWAAICSERGWGATMVLTEPDAGSDVGAARTKAVKQEDGTWHIDGVKRFITSADQDMTENIFHLVLARPEGAKPGTKGLSLFFVPKFHFDHETGELGERNGVFVTNVEHKMGIKASATCELTFGQHGTPAVGWLVGEVHDGIAQMFDVIEHARMMVGTKAISTLSTGYLNALDYAKERVQGADLTQMTDKTAPRVTITHHPDVRRSLMTQKAYAEGLRAVYLYTASHQDAAAAQIVSGASPELAHKVNDLLLPIVKGVGSERAYAVLGHESLQTLGGSGFLQDYPIEQYIRDSKIDSLYEGTTAIQAQDFFFRKIIRDKGQAFSHVAGEITKFLESEGGNGRLKAERALLKTAMDDVQTMTATLTGYLMNAQEDPKELYKVGLGSVRFLLSVGDLLIGWLLLRQAEVALAALDSGASDDDTSFYEGKIAVASFFAKNMLPELATARSTIENIDADIMEVDEAAF
- a CDS encoding deoxyribonuclease IV; protein product: MRIGAHLREDTDPLSTAGELGIDVFQMFVTDPQSWKKPQPRPDAEAIRDSAIDVVVHSSYQINVASLNNRLRMPSRKAVEQQAAAAAELGAFGLVVHGGHLRDGEAAAEGFANWRKLFDRQIDKGGFGVPILIENTAGGDHAMARTLEAIDRLWESVGDFDQAGFCLDTCHAWAGGEDLVGLVERVKAITGRIDLVHLNNSRDEFDSGRDRHANLGDGHIDPDVLVAVAAAADAPVILETPADGIPNDLALLRDAL
- a CDS encoding phosphatase PAP2 family protein, with translation MSIDDTVDDGPAPDESAATSRTRGVEPVIDDVAAAAAVDTRPQRRRDLTMVRRIAIVAWVLFMIYEFFAEGLAFDRTRLIILLCLGMLAATIGRRKAISVIIDWLPFALILLLYDWTRDVARIVDMPTQWHLAVDVDEWMFGVNPTVWLQSHIKEPSPPWWEVVTSVIYMSYFIVPYAAAAVLWLRDRSAWRRYAACFVATTFLALVGYTLVPAAPPWAAARCTAEQVADYPREPTCMAHQGAVADGGILGEVTPTNPDAAPYVERISARGWNFLNIHAASTLVEVGQGKANLVAAIPSLHAGLTMLLALFMWPRVKALGRTLFMGYAVAMAFTLVYTAEHYVFDIVLGWGLAAFVIFVARVIDRKWLIPRNERRQREQSAQEAAQRVETDTSVAG
- a CDS encoding DUF305 domain-containing protein, which gives rise to MKRQIFVGSTIVAAALLGACSSTDDPAPSTSPTAVITTTMPMAPGSSNSQEHNDADVTFNQAMIPHHMQALVMADLVTDRTTTPAVRALADRIRDAQKPEIDEMAARLAEWGISGDGDGHSSGDHAVGSHATGHDMSGMMTPAQMTTLSQARGTEFDRMWLEGMIAHHEGAIVMADAELADGVHGPSRELAERVKATQQDEIDEMNSILRR
- a CDS encoding DUF4185 domain-containing protein; amino-acid sequence: MTRLTGRWRTALAVAALATTLTAGLAATPQAEATDVAAANGRIVARLTGPGSINDTIGRFNIVGTDLGVLWDNGNGEIMAAFGDTQTFNGWSLLYGELWYWRSNVLLRSSDRYLGDGMTFTGHAGPPGHAKRLLKPDLRKEITIIPTAGVAANGKQYMNVMSVKHWGPPGIWYTNWSGLVVSGNNGQSWRAVNAFRPNGGGNHKFQMSAYLKVGDTIYTYGTPDGRWGAVYLARVKASDIEHLGKYEYFSWGRWVRNNPDSATPVMAAPTGELSVAWNEYLGKFISLGQTDAGVILRTADRPEGPWSSGELVVPANDPYSGYAPYIHPWSSGSSLYFTYSISAGYQVYLMRIPLQKP
- a CDS encoding HdeD family acid-resistance protein, which produces MTIADYARQIPNELVAAVRTTMIVTAIVGLVLGIIALVWPEATLLVIGVLFGISLIMAGLFRLYEATASTLLSGGWRFALGLIGVLILAAGIVAVFNPEKSLVFLAIFIGIGWIFQGIADLARASAGSQHVPRWLLVLSGVVSIIAGIVMMLIPGLALATFLIIAAIMLIVISVVTLLTLPKKIEEPGNLI